From the genome of Ptychodera flava strain L36383 chromosome 22, AS_Pfla_20210202, whole genome shotgun sequence, one region includes:
- the LOC139122452 gene encoding uncharacterized protein, with translation MLAMYETKNSNNTRMDSHMLNKGISSQLGVREDKANEHTNNGGFSTQQISLADEFGSHRLFFDDLQRAPLTSNKRKFDGENDRELEDVSLSKKTKSNFSIPLMKRSLKPIPPLLSYCSKDKTYSEVPCMVLEKNKINNEFDSSTDLSRRHFQLQTGNVDFSTGTDGSGSPTTRENKDDGQPRHRDILLAKRIPGDREYEVTDVLGYSKNQAQNTNGRAGNKRIDYKSVTNLLNSRANEDGTPSPKSTDPLPEKIEVKRSAFREVTKRKLSTDSSFSTEVDTRLRFNDLEGHTERKVSPIGMAYNLSGYKPQVGLRPFSSRFNDLLNITDEQNITNRRHLSPTPLTHAPTFSTRSDVGPNIGKSASPSVIGVTCPVGAFRSGFHQDMLTTSKSAFSPPSQSAEQLVQQAGILDYLQKTSPVSKAAFPTPNSSSQYYDSIRRAFKNFSELNMKSSSGVLPGILPNGSDQVRFTGVPLPPPSTEVGALSSFPVYPRLYDGDPAIPFSLQKSPSQAIMPLTATALNFAQNWCAKCNATFRMTSDLVYHMRTHHKRDQVDPSVKRKREEKLRCGICGETFRERHHLSRHMTSHNG, from the coding sequence ATGTTGGCCATGTATGAAACAAAGAACAGCAACAATACCCGAATGGACTCACATATGTTAAACAAGGGGATATCATCGCAACTCGGTGTCAGAGAAGATAAAGCAAATGAACACACCAATAATGGTGGCTTTTCTACTCAGCAAATTTCGTTGGCCGATGAATTCGGTAGCCATCGTTTATTCTTTGATGATTTGCAGAGGGCGCCATTgacatcaaataaaagaaagttTGACGGTGAAAATGACAGGGAATTGGAAGACGTGTCTTTATCCAAGAAGACAAAATCGAATTTTTCTATACCTTTGATGAAGAGATCACTGAAGCCAATACCACCGTTGCTAAGTTACTGTAGCAAGGATAAAACCTACAGCGAGGTGCCTTGCAtggttttggaaaaaaacaaaattaacaacGAATTTGATAGTTCTACCGATTTAAGTAGGCGGCACTTTCAACTTCAAACTGGCAATGTGGACTTTTCCACCGGCACAGATGGTTCAGGCTCACCAACAACGCGTGAGAATAAAGATGACGGCCAGCCAAGACATCGGGATATTCTACTCGCAAAACGCATTCCTGGAGATCGAGAATACGAAGTAACTGACGTGCTTGGATACAGCAAAAATCAAGCGCAAAATACCAATGGTAGAGCAGGTAATAAGCGCATTGACTACAAATCAGTAACAAATCTCCTGAACAGCCGCGCAAATGAAGATGGAACCCCCTCTCCGAAATCTACTGATCCGTTGCCGGAAAAGATCGAGGTAAAGCGAAGTGCTTTTCGTGAAGTTACCAAACGAAAATTGTCGACAGATTCGTCCTTTTCGACTGAAGTTGATACTAGGCTACGTTTCAATGACTTAGAGGGTCACACCGAAAGGAAAGTGTCACCTATTGGAATGGCCTATAACTTGAGTGGTTATAAACCGCAAGTTGGCTTAAGGCCATTTTCAAGTCGTTTTAATGATCTACTCAATATCACAGATGAACAGAATATCACTAATCGCCGTCATCTTTCGCCAACACCGCTGACTCACGCACCCACGTTCTCTACACGATCTGATGTTGGTCCAAATATTGGGAAATCAGCTTCCCCATCTGTCATTGGCGTAACCTGCCCCGTTGGCGCTTTCAGATCCGGTTTTCACCAAGATATGTTGACCACAAGTAAAAGTGCATTTTCTCCACCGAGTCAGAGCGCTGAACAACTCGTACAACAAGCAGGGATATTGGATTACCTGCAGAAAACTTCGCCAGTTTCAAAGGCTGCCTTTCCAACACCAAATAGCAGTTCTCAGTACTACGATAGCATAAGAAGAGCCTTTAAAAATTTCTCTGAGTTAAACATGAAAAGTTCATCCGGAGTTTTGCCGGGCATATTACCTAACGGCTCTGACCAGGTGAGATTCACTGGAGTACCATTACCTCCTCCTTCAACAGAAGTGGGGGCGCTGTCATCATTTCCTGTGTACCCGCGACTTTATGATGGTGATCCTGCTATTCCATTCTCTCTCCAAAAATCACCGTCACAGGCGATTATGCCTCTAACGGCAACCGCACTTAACTTTGCCCAAAATTGGTGTGCTAAGTGCAATGCCACATTTAGGATGACGAGTGATCTAGTCTATCACATGAGAACTCACCACAAGCGAGACCAGGTTGATCCTTCTGTCAAGCGAAAACGAGAAGAGAAACTTCGCTGTGGTATTTGTGGCGAGACTTTCCGTGAACGCCACCATCTCTCAAGACACATGACATCTCACAATGGTTGA